The sequence below is a genomic window from Cryptomeria japonica unplaced genomic scaffold, Sugi_1.0 HiC_scaffold_221, whole genome shotgun sequence.
TTTGAGCTTAAATAACCTTCCTCTACATTTTACAATGCACTAACCAACCGCTTACAATATTCTAATTGGTAACATGGCTATAGGTGATGCTGCTTGTGTCACTTCGGTCCACTGGCCTGTCCATAACCTGTGGAGTTTGAGGCTCCACCTTCCCTTCCAGCATCTGCACCACTTGCATCATGCTAGGCCTCACTTCCTAATCCTCTTGAATGCATAACAAGGCTACAACACATAAACTTCTCACCTCTTCCATGTTTGCCTCCTCTGCAACACCCTCCTCCACAATGTTCATTGTGTTCCCCTGCTGAATTTGAGTTGCAGGCCATGGGGGAAAGTAAACCAAACTTGAATCTTGCACTTTTAAGTCTAGATTTCTTCGCCCCGAAATGATTTCCAAGAGTGTCATACCAAAACTGTAGACGTCAACCTTGGGAGTGATGGGAAGACAGGAGATCCACTCTGGAGCCAAGTATCCTCTCGTTCCCCTTGTAGTGGTCGGCACATGACTAAAATCTCTACCCACAAGCTTTGCTAGCCCAAAATCGACCAAATTAGGTGACAAATCACCATCCGGCAGAATGTTTTCCAGCTTAACATCGCAGTGAATGATGTGATCTCGACATTCTTCATGGAGATAAAGTAACCCTCTTGCAGTGCCTAGTGCGATCTCAAATTGGGTCTTCCAGTCGACTACCTCCCGTTTACTTTTGGAACTACCGGTGAACAGTATAGAATTTAGAGAACCCTTGGGCATGTAATCATAAACCAGTAACTGTCTTGATCCTTTTGCACAAAACCGTCGTAGCCTGACGAAATTGACATGTTGTATGTTGCCAAGAGAACTAATTTCTGCTCGGAATTGCTTTTCATCTTGTCGTGAACACTTCATTTTCTTTACAGCAACCACTGTACCATCTGGTAGAGATCCTTTGATCACCGAGCCAAATCCTTATCTCCC
It includes:
- the LOC131868836 gene encoding G-type lectin S-receptor-like serine/threonine-protein kinase SD2-2; translation: MKCSRQDEKQFRAEISSLGNIQHVNFVRLRRFCAKGSRQLLVYDYMPKGSLNSILFTGSSKSKREVVDWKTQFEIALGTARGLLYLHEECRDHIIHCDVKLENILPDGDLSPNLVDFGLAKLVGRDFSHVPTTTRGTRGYLAPEWISCLPITPKVDVYSFGMTLLEIISGRRNLDLKVQDSSLVYFPPWPATQIQQGNTMNIVEEGVAEEANMEEMLEGKVEPQTPQVMDRPVDRSDTSSITYSHVTN